A stretch of the Sulfurospirillum sp. UCH001 genome encodes the following:
- the rplK gene encoding 50S ribosomal protein L11 — translation MAKKVIGEIKLQIEAAKANPSPPVGPALGQRGVNIMEFCKAFNERTKDMAGFRIPVVITVYADKSFTFVTKQPPATDLIKKAAGLKSGSSNPLKNKVGTLSKAQILEIVEKKIADLNTTDKEAAARIIAGSARSIGINVVD, via the coding sequence ATGGCAAAAAAAGTCATTGGCGAAATTAAATTGCAGATTGAAGCTGCTAAAGCAAACCCATCACCTCCAGTTGGTCCAGCACTTGGTCAACGTGGTGTTAATATTATGGAATTTTGTAAAGCATTTAATGAAAGAACAAAAGATATGGCAGGTTTTAGAATTCCTGTTGTTATCACTGTTTATGCTGACAAAAGTTTTACATTTGTTACAAAACAACCGCCTGCAACTGATCTTATCAAAAAAGCAGCTGGTCTTAAAAGTGGTTCAAGCAACCCTCTAAAAAATAAAGTAGGAACACTTAGCAAAGCTCAAATACTTGAGATTGTCGAGAAAAAAATCGCTGACCTTAACACAACAGATAAAGAAGCAGCTGCAAGAATTATTGCAGGAAGTGCAAGAAGTATCGGTATTAACGTCGTCGATTGA
- the tuf gene encoding elongation factor Tu, whose amino-acid sequence MAKEKFSRTKPHVNIGTIGHVDHGKTTLTAAISAVLATKGLCEFKDYDGIDNAPEERERGITIATSHIEYETDNRHYAHVDCPGHADYVKNMITGAAQMDGAILVVSAADGPMPQTREHILLSRQVGVPYIVVFMNKADMVDDEELLELVEMEIRELLSVYDFPGDDTPIVSGSALKALEEAKAGTVGPWGQKILDLMAAVDAYIPVPQRETEKDFLMPIEDVFSISGRGTVVTGKIERGAVKIGETIEIVGIKDTKTTTVTGVEMFRKEMERGEAGDNCGILLRGIKKEEVERGMVLCKPKSITPHTDFEAEIYVLSKEEGGRHTPFFNNYRPQFYVRTTDVTGSITLPEGTEMVMPGDNVKIKVALIAPIALEEGTRFAIREGGRTVGAGVVSTIIK is encoded by the coding sequence ATGGCAAAAGAAAAGTTCTCTAGAACCAAGCCACACGTTAACATTGGAACCATCGGTCACGTTGATCATGGTAAAACTACGCTTACAGCTGCAATCTCAGCAGTTTTAGCGACAAAAGGTCTTTGTGAGTTTAAAGATTATGATGGTATTGATAACGCTCCTGAAGAGAGAGAGCGTGGTATTACTATTGCAACTTCACACATTGAGTATGAAACAGACAACCGTCACTACGCTCACGTAGACTGTCCAGGCCACGCCGACTATGTTAAAAACATGATTACTGGTGCTGCTCAAATGGATGGCGCGATTCTTGTTGTTTCAGCTGCAGATGGTCCTATGCCACAAACTCGTGAGCACATTCTTCTTTCTCGCCAAGTAGGTGTTCCTTACATCGTTGTTTTCATGAACAAAGCTGATATGGTTGATGATGAAGAACTTCTTGAGCTTGTTGAAATGGAAATCCGTGAACTTCTTTCTGTTTATGACTTCCCAGGTGATGATACTCCAATCGTTTCTGGTTCAGCTCTTAAAGCACTTGAAGAAGCAAAAGCTGGTACAGTTGGACCATGGGGTCAAAAAATTCTTGATCTTATGGCAGCAGTAGACGCTTATATTCCAGTTCCACAACGTGAAACTGAAAAAGATTTCTTGATGCCAATCGAAGACGTATTCTCAATCTCAGGTCGTGGTACAGTTGTTACTGGTAAGATCGAGAGAGGTGCAGTTAAAATTGGTGAGACTATCGAAATCGTAGGTATCAAAGATACTAAAACTACAACTGTTACTGGTGTTGAAATGTTCCGTAAAGAGATGGAGCGTGGTGAGGCTGGTGATAACTGTGGTATCTTATTACGTGGTATCAAAAAAGAAGAAGTTGAGCGTGGTATGGTTCTTTGTAAGCCAAAATCAATCACTCCACACACTGACTTTGAAGCTGAGATCTATGTTCTTTCAAAAGAAGAGGGTGGTAGACATACTCCATTCTTTAATAACTATAGACCACAATTCTATGTACGTACAACAGACGTAACAGGTTCTATCACATTACCAGAAGGTACTGAGATGGTTATGCCTGGTGATAACGTTAAGATTAAAGTAGCACTTATTGCACCTATCGCTCTTGAAGAAGGTACACGTTTTGCAATCCGTGAGGGTGGTAGAACTGTTGGTGCGGGTGTTGTTTCTACAATCATCAAGTAA
- a CDS encoding YaaA family protein, producing the protein MKILFSPSETKSALKTHGVLEEKSLVFPYSYEKRHIVLKHYQSLLDTKNIEKLQILFGIKDEEKILLYATRNIFNASTCKAILRYSGIAYDHLDFASLDQNAQTYLENHTMIFSNLFGPLLAGDLIPEYKLQQGESLDGFKTESFYKEHFSDAIDAWIGNESVLDLRAGFYEKFYTLKRPYVTMKFLKNGKVVSHFAKAYRGEVLRQIAIHQPHDEKELGEIHFKGLHIHEIITQKLKREYVFAIID; encoded by the coding sequence ATGAAGATTTTATTTTCTCCAAGTGAGACCAAAAGTGCACTAAAAACACACGGTGTCCTAGAAGAAAAGAGCTTAGTGTTTCCATATTCATATGAAAAACGCCATATCGTTTTAAAACACTATCAATCTCTTCTAGATACAAAAAATATAGAAAAACTACAAATACTTTTTGGCATTAAGGATGAAGAAAAAATACTTCTTTATGCTACACGCAATATTTTCAATGCATCCACGTGTAAAGCAATTCTTCGCTACAGTGGCATTGCCTACGATCATCTGGATTTTGCTTCGCTCGATCAAAATGCTCAAACTTATCTAGAAAATCATACCATGATCTTCTCGAATCTTTTTGGCCCTCTCTTAGCAGGCGATCTCATCCCTGAGTATAAACTACAACAAGGAGAGAGTTTAGATGGATTTAAAACAGAGTCGTTTTATAAAGAACATTTTAGTGATGCGATTGATGCATGGATAGGTAATGAAAGTGTTCTTGACTTACGTGCTGGCTTTTATGAAAAATTTTATACGCTAAAACGTCCTTATGTCACCATGAAATTCCTGAAAAATGGAAAAGTTGTAAGTCATTTTGCTAAAGCATATCGCGGTGAAGTTTTGCGTCAAATTGCAATTCATCAACCTCATGATGAAAAAGAACTGGGTGAAATTCATTTTAAAGGTCTTCACATTCATGAAATTATCACCCAAAAACTCAAACGAGAATATGTCTTTGCTATTATTGATTGA
- the secE gene encoding preprotein translocase subunit SecE, whose amino-acid sequence MEKLRAYYHHSKAELSKVIFPIKEQIRNAFISVFVVVTVISLFLALIDAVMSFSLSSLI is encoded by the coding sequence ATGGAAAAATTAAGAGCTTATTATCATCATTCTAAAGCTGAATTGTCAAAGGTTATCTTCCCAATTAAAGAACAGATTAGAAACGCATTCATATCTGTTTTTGTCGTTGTAACCGTGATTTCGCTCTTTTTAGCGCTGATTGATGCTGTTATGTCTTTTTCTTTATCTTCATTAATTTAA
- the rplL gene encoding 50S ribosomal protein L7/L12: protein MAISKQDVLEYISGLSVLELSELVKDFEEKFGVSAAPVMVAGAGAAVATEAAEEKTEFDVILKDGGDKKINAIKVVREITGLGLKEAKDAVEGAPTTIKEGVSKQLAEEIKKKLEEAGAVAEIK from the coding sequence ATGGCAATTTCAAAACAAGACGTATTAGAGTATATTTCAGGTCTTAGTGTACTTGAATTGAGTGAACTTGTAAAAGATTTCGAAGAAAAATTTGGTGTATCTGCTGCTCCAGTTATGGTAGCTGGCGCTGGTGCTGCTGTTGCTACAGAAGCTGCAGAAGAGAAAACTGAGTTTGACGTTATCCTTAAAGATGGTGGCGATAAAAAAATCAATGCTATTAAAGTTGTTAGAGAGATCACAGGTCTTGGTCTTAAAGAGGCTAAAGATGCAGTTGAAGGCGCTCCTACAACAATTAAAGAGGGTGTATCTAAACAACTTGCTGAAGAGATCAAAAAGAAACTTGAAGAAGCTGGCGCTGTCGCTGAAATCAAGTAA
- the nusG gene encoding transcription termination/antitermination protein NusG — translation MAHRWYAIQTYAGSEQAVKKGIINLVNDHGIAEKLEQIVVPTEDVIEVKNGKKKISERSLYPGYAFAKLDLDTALWHLIQSLPKVGRFIGESKKPTPLSEKDIALILEKAEKKGAPKPKIFFENGESVRITEGPFANFTGSVEEYDMVHGKLTLNVSIFGRSTPVEILYSQVEKIV, via the coding sequence ATGGCACATAGATGGTATGCAATTCAAACCTATGCAGGTAGCGAACAAGCAGTTAAAAAAGGAATTATTAATCTTGTCAACGATCATGGTATCGCTGAAAAGTTAGAGCAAATTGTTGTTCCAACCGAAGATGTAATTGAAGTTAAGAATGGTAAAAAGAAGATTAGTGAGCGAAGTCTCTATCCTGGTTATGCATTTGCAAAATTGGATTTAGATACAGCACTTTGGCATCTTATCCAATCATTGCCTAAAGTCGGAAGATTCATTGGTGAGTCTAAAAAACCAACACCTTTGAGTGAAAAAGACATTGCATTGATCTTGGAGAAAGCTGAGAAAAAAGGTGCGCCAAAACCAAAAATCTTTTTTGAGAACGGTGAAAGTGTTAGGATTACAGAAGGTCCTTTCGCAAACTTCACAGGTTCTGTTGAAGAGTATGATATGGTACATGGCAAACTCACACTCAATGTTTCAATCTTTGGTAGAAGTACCCCAGTTGAGATTCTCTATTCTCAAGTTGAAAAAATAGTCTAA
- the rpmG gene encoding 50S ribosomal protein L33: MTVKIGLKCSECGDINYTTTKNSKTNTEKVELSKYCPRLKKHTVHKEVKLKS; this comes from the coding sequence ATGACCGTTAAAATCGGACTTAAGTGTTCTGAATGTGGTGACATTAATTACACAACAACAAAAAACAGCAAGACAAATACTGAAAAAGTTGAACTTAGCAAGTATTGTCCAAGATTGAAAAAACACACTGTTCACAAAGAAGTGAAATTAAAAAGTTAA
- the rplA gene encoding 50S ribosomal protein L1, with protein MAKKVNKRFQELLKKVDKEKKYSVDEALANIKNLASAKFDETIEVALKLNVDPRHADQMVRGSVVLPAGTGKTVRVAVIAKDEKADEAKAAGADIVGSDDLIEEIQAGRINFDVLIATPNMMGLVGKVGRILGPKGIMPNPKTGTVTMDVAKAVENNKGGQVNFRVDKQGNIHAGIGKISFTSEQIRENFEAFIKAINKHKPAAAKGKYIKSAAVSLTMSPSMNLENQELIDLR; from the coding sequence ATGGCAAAAAAAGTAAATAAAAGATTTCAAGAACTTTTGAAAAAAGTTGATAAAGAAAAAAAATATTCTGTTGATGAGGCACTTGCTAATATTAAAAACTTAGCGTCTGCAAAATTTGATGAGACAATCGAAGTAGCACTTAAACTTAACGTTGATCCAAGACATGCTGATCAAATGGTAAGAGGTTCTGTTGTTCTTCCAGCGGGTACTGGTAAGACAGTTCGTGTTGCTGTTATTGCAAAAGACGAGAAAGCAGATGAAGCGAAAGCTGCTGGTGCTGATATCGTTGGTAGCGATGATTTGATTGAAGAAATTCAAGCTGGCCGTATCAACTTTGATGTATTAATTGCAACACCTAACATGATGGGTTTAGTAGGTAAAGTTGGTCGTATTCTTGGACCAAAAGGTATTATGCCAAATCCAAAAACAGGTACTGTAACAATGGACGTTGCAAAAGCTGTTGAGAATAACAAAGGTGGCCAAGTGAATTTCCGTGTTGACAAACAAGGAAATATTCATGCTGGTATTGGTAAAATTAGCTTCACATCTGAGCAAATTAGAGAAAACTTTGAAGCATTTATCAAAGCAATTAACAAACATAAACCTGCTGCTGCAAAAGGTAAATATATTAAAAGTGCCGCTGTGTCACTCACAATGAGCCCGTCTATGAACCTTGAAAATCAAGAATTAATCGACCTTAGATAA
- the rpoB gene encoding DNA-directed RNA polymerase subunit beta, whose protein sequence is MLNSLKSGNRLRVDFSKVPKKIDVPNLLQLQQKSYEQFLNVENLKEESGVEKVFKSIFPIHDPQNRLTLEYVGSEVGKPRYTVRECMERGLTYSVSLKMNIRLILWDKDEKSGEKTGVKDIKEQAIFIREIPLMTDRTSFIINGVERVVVNQLHRSPGVIFKEEESPTVANKLIYNAQIIPDRGSWLYFEYDAKDTLFVRINKRRKVPITILFRALGYSKQDILKLFYPVLNIMIRENKFLIEFSADNFLGRVDFDLKDEHGNLLLAAGKRLARKKAEKFIEDGVKFIEYPVEILVNRFLSSPIIDQESGEVLYDTLTQLDEGKLAKIIEQKCEVIEIANDLASGVDDAIINSFIADNETLKLLRQTESIEDENDLAAIRIYKVMRPGEPVTKEAAKLFVKDLFFNSERYDLTKVGRMKMNHKLGLSVPEYVTIMTSEDIIKTAKYLIKVKNGQGHIDDRDHLGNRRIRAIGELLANELHAGLIKMQKAIRDKFTALSGSVEELMPHDLINSKMITSAIAEFFSSGQLSQFMDQTNPLSEITHKRRLSALGEGGLVKERAGFEVRDVHPTHYGRICPVETPEGQNIGLINTLSMYAKVNDLGFVEAPYRKVENAKITDEIVYITATQEEGLVIAPASTKVNENNEIVEDLIEVRVDGETVLIEKEKVDLIDLSSMMIAGVAASLIPFLEHDDANRALMGSNMQRQAVPLVKSDAPIVGTGVEKIAARDSWEAIKAKRAGVVEKVDNKNVYILGEDEGGAFIDHYALQKNLRTNQNTTFTQKVIVKKGDVVDAGTVLADGPSMDQGELAIGKNAMVAFMPWNGYNYEDAIVISERMIREDAFTSVHIYEKEIEARELKDGVEEITKDIPNVKEEELAHLDDSGIVKVGTYITPGMILVGKVSPKGEVKPTPEERLLRAIFGEKAGHVVNKSLYATPSLEGIVVDVKIFTKKGYDKDPRAVQAYEQEKEILDREHHDKLLMLDREEMLRINALLLKNPLQEDQEISKNSYKKGDFIKAEDLHNVNRFSINSIVKAFSNEIQDEYKDLKVYFQNEKKKLKEEHDEKLNIIEKDDILPSGVVKLVKVYVATKRKLKVGDKMAGRHGNKGIVSNIVREVDMPYLKNGEIVDIVLNPLGVPSRMNIGQILEVHLGLVGKRLGTQIEEIFKEKQGDWIKSLREKMISIAEVAKLMDAKNFIDTLNDEQLLVYARDWSKGVKFATPIFEGVNVEEFEKLFEMAKIDMDGKTELYDGMTGQKMHEKVNVGYMYMLKLHHLVDEKVHARSTGPYSLVTQQPVGGKALFGGQRFGEMEVWALEAYGAAHTLREMLTVKSDDVEGRILAYKALTRGENVPQTGIPETFYVLTNELKSLALDVEIYDEVEEDETTRTN, encoded by the coding sequence ATGTTAAATAGCCTAAAATCTGGAAATCGCTTACGAGTTGATTTTTCCAAAGTCCCAAAAAAAATCGATGTACCAAATCTACTCCAACTTCAACAAAAGAGTTATGAACAGTTTTTAAATGTTGAAAATCTCAAAGAAGAGAGTGGTGTAGAGAAGGTTTTTAAATCTATTTTTCCTATTCACGATCCTCAAAATAGACTTACTTTAGAATATGTCGGATCGGAAGTAGGCAAACCTAGATATACTGTCCGCGAATGTATGGAACGTGGACTTACGTATTCTGTCAGCTTGAAAATGAACATTCGTCTTATCCTTTGGGATAAAGATGAAAAATCCGGTGAAAAAACGGGTGTAAAAGATATTAAAGAACAAGCCATTTTTATTCGTGAAATTCCATTAATGACTGATAGAACTTCGTTCATCATTAACGGTGTTGAAAGAGTTGTTGTTAATCAGCTTCATAGAAGCCCTGGTGTTATCTTTAAAGAAGAAGAGAGCCCAACGGTTGCTAACAAATTGATCTATAATGCTCAAATTATTCCTGATCGTGGTTCTTGGTTGTACTTTGAGTACGATGCAAAAGATACACTTTTCGTGAGAATTAATAAACGTAGAAAAGTTCCTATTACGATTCTATTCCGTGCACTTGGATACAGCAAACAAGATATCTTAAAACTTTTTTACCCAGTGCTCAATATAATGATTCGTGAGAACAAATTCCTCATTGAATTCTCAGCAGATAATTTCTTAGGTCGTGTTGACTTTGACCTAAAAGATGAACATGGTAACCTTCTTTTAGCAGCAGGCAAACGCCTTGCTCGTAAAAAAGCAGAAAAATTTATTGAAGATGGTGTCAAGTTTATCGAGTACCCTGTTGAAATTTTAGTAAACCGTTTCCTTTCTTCTCCAATTATCGATCAAGAGAGTGGTGAAGTTCTATACGATACCCTTACACAGCTTGATGAAGGAAAATTAGCAAAAATTATTGAACAAAAATGTGAAGTAATTGAAATTGCGAATGATCTTGCAAGTGGTGTGGATGATGCTATTATCAACTCATTTATCGCTGATAACGAAACACTTAAATTGCTTCGCCAAACAGAAAGTATTGAAGATGAAAACGATTTAGCAGCTATTCGTATTTACAAAGTTATGAGACCAGGTGAGCCTGTTACAAAAGAAGCAGCAAAACTTTTCGTAAAAGATCTATTCTTTAATTCTGAGCGTTACGATTTAACAAAAGTTGGTCGTATGAAAATGAATCATAAGTTAGGCCTCTCTGTACCTGAATACGTCACCATTATGACCAGTGAAGATATTATCAAAACAGCGAAGTATTTGATCAAAGTTAAAAATGGTCAAGGTCATATCGATGATAGAGATCACTTAGGTAACAGAAGAATTAGAGCAATCGGTGAGTTGTTAGCGAATGAGCTTCATGCTGGTTTGATTAAAATGCAAAAAGCAATTCGTGATAAATTTACAGCGCTTAGCGGTAGTGTTGAAGAGTTGATGCCACATGATTTAATTAACTCTAAGATGATTACATCTGCTATTGCAGAATTTTTCTCAAGTGGTCAGTTATCTCAGTTTATGGATCAAACAAACCCACTGAGTGAAATTACACATAAAAGAAGACTTTCAGCACTTGGTGAGGGCGGTCTTGTAAAAGAACGTGCGGGCTTTGAAGTGCGTGACGTTCACCCAACACACTATGGTCGTATTTGTCCTGTTGAAACACCAGAGGGTCAAAACATTGGTTTGATCAACACGCTTTCAATGTATGCAAAAGTAAATGATTTAGGTTTTGTTGAAGCACCATACCGTAAGGTTGAGAATGCAAAAATTACTGACGAGATTGTTTACATTACAGCGACACAAGAAGAGGGCTTAGTTATTGCTCCTGCAAGTACAAAAGTCAATGAAAACAATGAGATTGTTGAAGACTTGATTGAGGTACGTGTTGACGGTGAAACAGTTCTAATTGAAAAAGAAAAAGTTGACTTAATTGACCTTTCTTCTATGATGATTGCGGGTGTTGCCGCGTCACTCATTCCATTCTTGGAACACGACGATGCGAACCGTGCACTTATGGGTTCAAACATGCAACGTCAAGCAGTACCTCTTGTTAAATCTGATGCACCAATCGTAGGAACAGGTGTTGAGAAAATTGCCGCTCGTGACTCATGGGAAGCAATTAAGGCAAAACGTGCAGGTGTTGTTGAAAAAGTCGATAACAAAAATGTTTACATTCTAGGTGAAGATGAAGGTGGTGCATTTATAGATCATTATGCACTTCAAAAAAATCTTAGAACAAACCAAAACACAACCTTTACACAAAAAGTTATTGTTAAAAAAGGTGACGTTGTTGATGCAGGTACTGTTTTAGCAGATGGGCCAAGTATGGATCAAGGTGAACTTGCTATCGGTAAGAATGCAATGGTTGCATTTATGCCTTGGAATGGTTATAACTACGAAGATGCGATTGTAATTTCAGAGCGTATGATTCGTGAAGATGCATTTACCAGTGTTCATATTTATGAAAAAGAGATTGAAGCACGTGAATTAAAAGATGGTGTTGAAGAGATCACTAAAGATATTCCAAACGTTAAAGAAGAAGAGTTAGCTCATCTTGATGACAGTGGTATTGTTAAAGTAGGTACATATATTACTCCAGGAATGATTCTTGTTGGTAAAGTATCTCCAAAAGGTGAAGTAAAACCAACTCCTGAAGAAAGACTCCTTCGTGCTATTTTTGGTGAGAAAGCAGGACACGTTGTCAATAAATCACTCTATGCGACACCTTCATTAGAGGGTATCGTTGTTGATGTTAAAATCTTTACGAAAAAAGGTTATGACAAAGATCCACGAGCTGTTCAAGCATATGAGCAAGAAAAAGAGATTTTGGATCGTGAACACCATGATAAACTTTTAATGTTAGATAGAGAAGAGATGTTACGTATTAATGCGTTGCTTCTTAAAAATCCATTACAAGAAGATCAAGAGATTAGCAAAAACAGCTATAAAAAAGGTGACTTTATTAAAGCTGAAGATCTTCACAATGTTAATCGTTTCTCTATTAACTCTATTGTTAAAGCGTTTTCAAACGAAATTCAAGACGAGTACAAAGATCTTAAAGTTTACTTCCAGAATGAGAAGAAAAAACTTAAAGAAGAACACGATGAGAAGCTTAATATCATCGAGAAAGACGATATCTTACCAAGTGGCGTCGTCAAACTTGTAAAAGTGTATGTTGCTACAAAACGTAAGTTAAAAGTCGGTGATAAAATGGCTGGACGTCACGGAAATAAAGGTATCGTTTCAAATATCGTTCGTGAAGTAGATATGCCTTACCTTAAAAACGGTGAGATCGTAGACATCGTACTGAACCCACTGGGCGTTCCGAGTCGTATGAACATCGGACAAATTCTTGAGGTTCACTTAGGACTTGTTGGTAAACGTTTAGGTACACAAATTGAAGAAATTTTCAAAGAGAAACAAGGTGATTGGATTAAATCACTTCGTGAAAAAATGATTAGTATTGCTGAAGTTGCAAAACTGATGGATGCTAAGAATTTCATTGATACCTTAAATGACGAACAATTACTAGTTTATGCAAGAGATTGGAGCAAAGGCGTTAAATTTGCAACTCCAATTTTTGAGGGTGTGAATGTTGAAGAGTTTGAAAAACTCTTTGAAATGGCAAAAATTGATATGGATGGAAAGACAGAGTTATATGATGGTATGACAGGTCAAAAAATGCATGAAAAAGTCAACGTGGGTTACATGTATATGTTAAAACTCCACCACTTAGTTGATGAAAAAGTTCACGCAAGAAGTACAGGACCATACTCACTTGTCACACAACAACCAGTGGGTGGTAAAGCACTCTTCGGTGGACAAAGATTTGGTGAGATGGAGGTTTGGGCGCTTGAGGCATACGGTGCTGCTCATACCCTAAGAGAAATGTTAACAGTCAAATCAGACGACGTTGAAGGAAGAATCCTAGCGTACAAAGCACTCACAAGAGGCGAAAATGTACCACAAACAGGTATCCCTGAAACATTCTATGTTTTAACAAACGAGTTGAAGTCTTTGGCTTTAGATGTTGAGATTTATGACGAGGTGGAAGAAGATGAAACGACTAGAACCAATTGA
- the rplJ gene encoding 50S ribosomal protein L10, producing MTRTEKAEFISSLTEEFKSSDGLIVCDYKGLNVKAIEALRNSARPEAVSVKVIKNTLASIAMTNAGIEGLELKDTNIFVWGADQLAVTKVVATFAKTNPNFVIKSGFAGGVVVDAAKVEALSKMPSRNELIGMLLSTWMAPITNFTIGLDALRAKKQESE from the coding sequence TTGACAAGAACAGAGAAAGCTGAATTTATTAGTTCTCTAACTGAAGAGTTTAAATCTTCCGACGGTTTAATTGTTTGTGACTATAAAGGTCTTAATGTTAAAGCGATCGAAGCACTTAGAAATAGTGCTAGACCAGAAGCTGTTAGTGTTAAAGTTATTAAAAATACTTTGGCATCAATTGCTATGACAAACGCTGGTATCGAAGGTCTTGAACTTAAAGACACAAACATTTTTGTTTGGGGCGCAGATCAGTTAGCGGTTACTAAAGTTGTCGCTACGTTCGCCAAAACAAATCCAAATTTTGTAATTAAATCTGGTTTTGCTGGTGGTGTTGTGGTTGATGCTGCTAAAGTTGAAGCACTTTCTAAAATGCCATCACGTAATGAGCTTATTGGAATGCTTCTATCAACTTGGATGGCACCAATTACAAACTTTACCATTGGTCTTGATGCACTTCGTGCTAAAAAACAAGAGTCTGAATAA